A stretch of Passer domesticus isolate bPasDom1 chromosome 23, bPasDom1.hap1, whole genome shotgun sequence DNA encodes these proteins:
- the ARHGAP32 gene encoding rho GTPase-activating protein 32 isoform X5 translates to MKSRPTKQKLKQRGILKERVFGCDLGEHLLNSGHDVPQVLKSCTEFIEKHGIVDGIYRLSGIASNIQKLRHEFDSEQIPDLTKDIYIQDIHCVGSLCKLYFRELPNPLLTYQLYEKFSDAVSAATDEERLVKIHDVIQQLPPPHYRTLEFLMRHLARLADYCSITNMHTKNLAIVWAPNLLRSKQIESACFSGTAAFMEVRIQSVVVEFILNHVDVLFSSKLSSVIRDGAGHSSLSRPKSLLVSSPSTKLLTLEEAQARTQAQINSPIVADSKYIEVGEGPAALQGKFHTVIDFPSERKRPPSKMKKSPVGSWRSFFNLGKSSSVSKRKLQRNPSEPSEMKAIALAGGRGDSGTLRSAKSEESLTSLHAVDGESKLFRPRRPRSSSDALSASFNGELLGNMNRCNSYDNLPHDDSDGDEGLIHVPALISPRSSEDVDLSPPDIGVASLDFDPMSFQCSPPQAESECLDSSTSLLESIDINKEKPSLLKKDLESGSQSQTPGSATSSEPVSPFQEKMSPFFTLDLSPTEEQACKPLSFSPKTARKPIKSPPVSTEPTSFVLPSRVPEAVGGVPTTSRNSSSSSWSKEIGITEITNRSPTQMSLPLKNTETGTGEGGHQELQHPQLVAACKAELPEEGERAMPSSQNKTVPSGHTQPGAVALDSPQDPVPVSSVSLIPPPPPKNAARMLALALAESAQQASAQSHKRPGDAHAESTNYGEAEAGTALEKLHLSAGAPDKLHLFTALPENRLHFQPGAPLEQDCQGTAGEQNHPPGAPGGQEPPPLHTGIPGDTPGSRDAEQEQSSFHLSRAGDKEAFPAHVGDWEHATLHGPGTLPERELPATEPAVEQPQLRAGLAGDKLHAPCTAEDKLQSPSVGPAGDKGAPAAVPYLSTLPGTVAEPRALPGAAPQADATVPPAPRTATAPAQRQEHQAAVGQVPAAKAPSGSGQMWSTAAPEKPPEPTPGFVSESSSSARGSSSVPAGHQSHLEKPRESTRAPPLHLRSESVPAPSSYSFTPPVPPVRTLESKIAAAMHSNNTDTINNSNYHSFLASSMLASSVEEALLPPPPPPPPKHSSLQPVYVPHPKTESLPEPVGPDGYLHAKHQYRPESVPAHGYHSKAEQHQPYPPRPEPPVTAGTRYGSYGTQGKGSATGLHPKPRSRSDFVSSVSPTGLRGTGYAEEAPPYPTIRRVQSLHVPGPAAAAAIRSVPISRTEVPPDDEPVYCPRPLYQYKPYQPHSDYHVTQLQPYFENGRVHYRYSPYSSSSSSPYYTAADGSFYDLDPYSTVRVRPFHGLPGREFGPYVSRLQGKGLYRYPSLAAYPRAGLINHLGKEHSFVSRDVPPAPDIKHMYMSWDLEDMEKYRMQSIRRESRTRQKVKGPLMSQYDNVAPLLQDELGGLDAVHLRSKSDPGKSGLLTVAEGKEGRYPAKAATPEGDERYYGQHMEPELDRGLYHGGGYGNGQPEKPSLPQKQSSIRNRKMHEPGSSSSEHRTYLQQEANHRQPSEPKNGPPYPEYRPKGGPEPSELMGYQHSGSKYIPASQETLRLNHKEGRLAEDRPDLERPRGRASMEKHSRDCYKEEEHAAPPVAPPPKPERSHSLRMREHPEPMERDSALLYPYQTLGKRQSTMTVVSQYDNLEDYHTLPQHQRGGYAGTGGFVPPGFPHVHSRTYATALGQGAFLPTELCLQRPETEVHVE, encoded by the exons CCACGAGTTTGACTCTGAGCAGATTCCCGACCTGACCAAGGACATTTACATCCAGGACATCCACTGTGTGGGCTCCCTGTGCAAGCTGTACTTCCGAGAGCTCCCCAACCCCCTGCTCACCTACCAACTCTACGAGAAGTTCTCA GATGCTGTTTCTGCTGCTACAGATGAGGAAAGGCTGGTTAAAATCCACGATGTGATCCAGcagctgccccctccccactaCAG GACACTGGAATTCCTAATGAGACATTTGGCTCGTCTGGCTGATTATTGCTCCATCACAAATATGCACACCAAGAACTTGGCCATCGTCTGGGCTCCAAACCTCCTCAG GTCCAAGCAGATTGAGTCCGCCTGCTTCAGCGGCACGGCCGCCTTCATGGAGGTGCGGATCCAGTCGGTGGTGGTGGAGTTCATCCTGAACCACGTGGATGTGCTCTTCAGCTCCAAGCTCAGCTCCGTCATCCGCGATGGGGCAG ggcacagctctttATCCCGGCCCAAGTCTCTGCTGGTGTCCTCGCCCTCCACGAAGCTGCTCACGCTGGAGGAGGCTCAGGCACGGACTCAGGCCCAGATCAACTCTCCCATTGTGGCAGACAGCAAGTACATTGAAGTGGGAGAAGGCCCAGCAGCTTTGCAGGGGAAATTCCACACAGTCATTGACTTCCCATCTGAAAG GAAAAGGCCTCCCAGCAAGATGAAGAAGTCTCCAGTGGGGAGCTGGCGTTCCTTCTTCAACCTGGGAAAATCCTCCTCCGTGTCCAAGCGCAAACTGCAACGCAACCCCAGCGAGCCCTCAGAAATGAAAGCCATAGCCCTGGCAG GAGGACGAGGAGACAGCGGGACGCTCCGCTCGGCCAAGAGCGAGGAGTCCCTCACCTCCCTGCATGCCGTGGATG GTGAATCCAAACTGTTCCGGCCCCGAAGGCCCAGGTCCAGCAGCGATGCCCTGTCTGCCTCCTTCaatggggagctgctggggaacaTGAACCGCTGCAACTCCTACGACAACCTCCCCCATGACGACAGCGACGGGGACGAGGGGCTCATCCACGTCCCTGCCCTCATCTCTCCCCGCTCCTCGGAGGATGTGGACCTCAGCCCGCCGGACATCGGCGTCGCCAGCCTGGACTTCGACCCCATGTCCTTCCAGTGCAGCCCCCCCCAGGCGGAGTCCGAGTGCCTGGACAGCAGCacctccctgctggagtccaTCGATATCAATAAGGAGAAGCCAAGCCTGCTCAAGAAGGATTTAGAGTCAGGCAGCCAGTCGCagaccccaggcagtgccacaagcTCTGAGCCAGTGTCCCCTTTCCAGGAGAAGATGAGTCCCTTCTTTACGCTGGACCTGAGCCCCACGGAAGAGCAGGCCTGCAAACCACTCAGTTTCTCGCCCAAGACAGCCCGAAAGCCCATCAAATCTCCACCAGTGAGCACAGAACCCACCTCCTTTGTGCTACCCAGCCGTGTCCCAGAGGCCGTGGGAGGAGTGCCCACCACATCCAGGAACTCCTCTTCTTCCAGCTGGAGCAAAGAGATTGGCATCACTGAGATCACAAACAGGTCCCCAACCCAGATGTCCTTGCCCCTGAAAAACACTGAAACAGGAACAGGGGAAGGAGGCCACCAAGagctgcagcatccccagctAGTGGCTGCTTGCAAAGCAGAGTTGCCAGAAGAAGGGGAGAGAGCCATGCCAAGCAGTCAGAATAAGACTGTACCCAGTGGACACACCCAGCCAG GAGCAGTTGCCCTCGACTCCCCCCAGGATCCTGTTCCCGTCAGTTCTGTGTCTCTtatccctcctcctcctccgaaAAACGCAGCGCGCATGCTGGCCCTAGCGTTAGCCGAGTCCGCACAGCAAGCATCCGCCCAGTCCCACAAAAGGCCAGGAGATGCTCATGCTGAAAGCACAAATTATGGAGAGGCTGAAGCTGGCACAGCTCTAGAAAAGCTCCATCTCTCTGCGGGCGCTCCTGACAAGCTCCACCTGTTCACTGCTCTGCCCGAGAACCGCCTGCACTTCCAGCCTGGGGCACCTTTAGAGCAGGACTGCCAAGGCACGGCTGGGGAGCAGAACCACCCGCCCGGCGCGCCTGGAGGCCAAGAGCCCCCGCCTCTCCACACGGGCATTCCCGGGGACacgcctggcagcagggatgcagagcaggagcagtccAGCTTCCACCTCAGCAGAGCGGGGGACAAGGAGGCCTTCCCGGCCCACGTGGGGGACTGGGAGCACGCGACCCTCCATGGCCCAGGGACACTGCCAGAGCGGGAGCTGCCCGCCACGGAGCCGGCtgtggagcagccccagctgcgcGCAGGCCTGGCTGGGGACAAGCTGCACGCTCCCTGCACGGCCGAGGACAAGCTGCAGTCTCCCTCCGTGGGTCCTGCCGGGGACAAGGGCGCCCCAGCTGCGGTGCCGTACCTGAGCACCCTCCCGGGCACGGTGGCTGAGCCCCgtgccctgcccggggccgCCCCCCAGGCAGATGCCACCGTCCCGCCCGCGCCACGCACGGCCACGGCCCCGGCACAGAGACAGGAGCAccaggcagctgtgggacaggtGCCAGCGGCCAAAGCACCCAGCGGCTCCGGGCAG ATGTGGAGCACAGCTGCACCTGAAAAGCCTCCAGAGCCCACGCCTGGCTTTGTCTCCGAGAGCAGTTCCAGTGCCCGTGGCTCCTCTTCTGTGCCCGCGGGCCACCAGAGCCACTTGGAAAAACCTCGGGAGAGCACGAGGGCTCCCCCGCTGCACCTGCGCTCCGAGTCAGTCCCTGCCCCCTCCTCCTACAGCTTCACCCCGCCCGTGCCGCCCGTGAGGACACTGGAGAGCAAGATCGCCGCAGCCATGCACTCCAACAACACGGACACCATCAACAACTCCAACTACCACTCCTTCCTGGCCTCCTCCATGCTGGCGTCCTCCGTGGAGGAggcgctgctgccaccaccaccaccaccacctcccAAGCACTCGTCCCTGCAGCCGGTGTACGTGCCGCACCCCAAGACAGAGAGCCTCCCCGAGCCCGTGGGGCCTGATGGCTACCTGCACGCCAAGCACCAGTACCGGCCCGagagtgtccctgcccacggctaCCACAGCAAGGCCGAGCAGCACCAGCCCTACCCACCCCGCCCGGAGCCGCCTGTCACCGCAGGCACGCGCTACGGCTCCTACGGCACGCAGGGCAAGGGCTCTGCCACGGGCCTGCACCCCAAGCCCCGCAGCCGCAGCGACTTTGTGTCCTCCGTGAGCcccacggggctgcggggcaccGGCTATGCCGAGGAGGCCCCCCCGTACCCCACCATCCGCAGGGTGCAGTCGCTGCacgtgcccggcccggccgccgctgccgccaTCCGCTCCGTGCCCATCTCCCGCACGGAGGTGCCCCCGGACGACGAGCCCGTGTACTGCCCGCGGCCCCTCTACCAGTACAAGCCCTACCAGCCCCACTCCGACTACCACGTCACGCAGCTCCAGCCTTACTTTGAGAACGGGCGGGTCCATTATCGCTACAGTCCCtactccagctcctccagctccccgTACTACACTGCAGCCGACGGGAGTTTCTACGACCTGGATCCCTACAGCACCGTGCGGGTCCGGCCCTTCCACGGCCTGCCCGGCCGCGAGTTCGGCCCCtacgtgtcccggctgcagggCAAGGGGCTGTACCGCTACCCCAGCCTGGCCGCCTacccccgggcagggctcatCAACCACCTGGGCAAAGAGCACAGCTTCGTGAGCAGGGACGTGCCCCCCGCCCCGGACATCAAGCACATGTACATGTCCTGGGACCTGGAGGACATGGAGAAGTACCGCATGCAGTCCATCCGCCGGGAGAGCCGCACGCGCCAGAAGGTCAAAGGGCCCCTCATGTCCCAGTACGACAACGTGGCCCCGCTGCTGCAGGACGAGCTGGGGGGCCTGGATGCCGTCCACCTGCGCAGCAAATCGGATCCTGGCAAGAGCGGCCTGCTCACGGTGGCAGAAGGGAAGGAGGGCAGGTACCCAGCCAAGGCGGCCACGCCCGAAGGGGACGAGCGTTACTACGGGCAGCACATGGAGCCCGAGCTGGACCGAGGCCTCTATCATGGCGGGGGCTACGGGAACGGGCAGCCTGAAAAGCCATCCTTGCCCCAGAAGCAGAGCAGCATCCGGAACAGAAAGATGCACGaaccaggcagcagcagcagcgagcacaggacgTATTTGCAGCAGGAAGCCAACCACAGGCAGCCTTCCGAACCCAAAAATGGGCCCCCCTACCCCGAGTACAGGCCCAAGGGCGGCCCGGAGCCCTCCGAGCTCATGGGCTACCAGCACTCGGGCAGCAAGTACATCCCAGCCAGCCAGGAGACCCTGAGGCTTAACCACAAGGAGGGGAGGCTGGCAGAGGACAGGCCAGACCTGGAGAGGCCTCGAGGCAGAGCATCCATGGAGAAGCACTCCAGAGACTGCTACAAGGAGGAGGAACATGCCGCCCCTCCTGTGGCACCGCCGCCCAAGCCCGAGCGGAGCCACAGCCTCCGCATGCGGGAGCACCCTGAGCCCATGGAGAGGGACTCTGCCCTGCTGTACCCCTACCAAACCCTGGGCAAGCGCCAAAGCACGATGACTGTGGTGTCCCAGTACGATAACCTGGAGGATTACCATACCCTGCCTCAGCACCAAAGAGGGGGCTATGCTGGAACGGGGGGCTTCGTGCCCCCTGGCTTCCCCCACGTGCACAGCAGAACTTACGCCACGGCGCTGGGGCAGGGAGCcttcctccccacagagctgtgTCTGCAGAGGCCCGAGACAGAGGTGCACGTCGAGTGA